A genomic region of Gossypium hirsutum isolate 1008001.06 chromosome D01, Gossypium_hirsutum_v2.1, whole genome shotgun sequence contains the following coding sequences:
- the LOC107934662 gene encoding receptor-like protein 6 — translation MFLKLKSLKTLDLHNSPLSVSDNSNLSVVLPHLDTLWLSSCNITEFSNFLTMQESLTYLDISNNSIQGQITQKENNWKSYLQYLDLSNNFLTALKYYPWKNIRFLKLGSNLLEGPLLVPPISTTVFSISKNRLNGEIPSSICNLVDSEFGVLLDLAHNNLSGAIPKCLGLRNIFILDLQMNRFHGNIPGFCVEENHRLQTLNLNNNDFDGSLPKSLANCVDLEVLNLGNNKINDIFPHWLGNLPRLQVLALRSNYFHGQITHFENESHFSTLRILDLSHNKFSGLMPTTYFTSFQGMMSLADVQMGYIGAEDTYYRVSVAVTMKGVDIELEKIPTVLNFSHNHLTGHIPSSLGNLVALESLDLSCNELVGEIPSELTGLNFLEVLNLSENQLVGLIPQGKQFNTFLNDSYAGNIGLCGFPVSKSCGRSEPPPAIFDEEEVDSAFGLDWKFVMMGYGCGMAFSAGYIMMTIRKPKWLVGMVQRVGNKILKRFKKYR, via the exons ATGTTTCTAAAGCTCAAAAGCCTTAAAACTTTGGATCTACACAATAGTCCGCTGTCTGTGAGTGACAATAGCAACCTGAGTGTTGTGTTACCCCATCTTGATACGTTGTGGTTGTCTTCTTGTAATATAACTGAGTTTTCAAATTTCTTGACAATGCAAGAGAGTTTGACTTATTTAGATATTTCAAACAACAGCATTCAAggtcaaattacccaaaaagaAAACAATTGGAAAAGCTACTTACAATATCTTGATCTTTCTAACAATTTTTTGACAGCTTTAAAATATTATCCATGGAAGAATATAAGATTTCTTAAGCTTGGGTCCAACCTGCTAGAAGGGCCACTTCTAGTACCACCAATTTCAACGACTGTTTTCTCAATTTCAAAGAACAGATTGAATGGAGAAATTCCATCTTCGATATGCAATTTGGTTGATTCGGAGTTCGGTGTACTTCTAGACTTGGCCCATAACAACTTGAGTGGAGCAATCCCAAAATGTCTGGGCTTGagaaatattttcattttggaTTTACAGATGAATAGGTTTCATGGGAACATCCCTGGTTTTTGTGTTGAGGAAAACCACAGGTTACAAACACTTAACCTCAACAACAATGATTTTGATGGGTCATTACCTAAATCCTTGGCGAATTGTGTTGATCTAGAAGTGCTGAATCTTGGAAACAACAAGATAAATGACATATTTCCCCACTGGTTAGGAAATCTTCCTCGGCTACAAGTTCTTGCGTTGCGCTCCAACTATTTCCATGGTCAAATAACACATTTTGAAAATGAGTCGCATTTCTCGACTTTGCGAATCTTAGACCTCTCGCATAATAAGTTCTCTGGTTTAATGCCAACAACATACTTCACAAGTTTCCAAGGTATGATGAGTTTGGCTGATGTTCAAATGGGATATATAGGAGCTGAAGATACTTATTACCGCGTTTCCGTGGCTGTCACAATGAAAGGTGTGGACATTGAGCTTGAGAAAATTCCAACT GTGCTCAACTTTTCTCACAACCACTTAACCGGTCATATTCCTTCCTCATTGGGGAATTTGGTAGCACTTGAGTCGCTAGATCTTTCTTGCAACGAGCTTGTTGGGGAGATTCCTTCGGAGTTGACTGGTTTGAATTTTCTTGAAGTGTTAAACCTGTCAGAGAACCAGCTCGTTGGGCTCATACCTCAGGGAAAACAATTCAACACCTTTCTCAACGATTCCTACGCTGGAAATATAGGACTGTGTGGGTTTCCCGTTTCAAAAAGCTGCGGCCGTAGTGAACCACCACCAGCAATTTTTGATGAAGAGGAAGTTGATTCTGCATTTGGATTGGATTGGAAATTTGTAATGATGGGTTATGGATGTGGAATGGCTTTTTCAGCTGGCTACATCATGATGACAATTCGTAAACCAAAATGGCTTGTTGGGATGGTTCAACGAGTCGGCAACAAAATTCTGAAGAGATTCAAGAAATATCGTTGA